In one window of Fibrobacter sp. DNA:
- a CDS encoding winged helix-turn-helix transcriptional regulator, with amino-acid sequence MDEIISIAKALSDSNRVRTLLALCKQELCVCRIIELLDLAPSTVSKHMAVLKNAGLVESRKEEKWIYYKLSEPTKRNKNVQSVLEWITGSLSTDPRIRQDSKNLMKILRQSPETICKNRVEKKRQQKKRGIN; translated from the coding sequence ATGGATGAAATAATAAGTATCGCAAAAGCATTATCGGACAGTAATCGTGTACGTACACTTCTTGCGCTCTGCAAGCAGGAACTGTGTGTATGCCGAATCATAGAATTATTGGATCTTGCCCCTTCGACTGTCTCTAAACATATGGCAGTACTTAAAAATGCCGGACTTGTAGAGAGCAGAAAAGAGGAAAAGTGGATCTATTATAAGTTATCTGAACCAACAAAAAGGAATAAAAATGTTCAAAGTGTGTTGGAATGGATAACTGGGTCCTTATCCACAGATCCCAGGATCAGACAGGATTCAAAGAATCTCATGAAGATTCTCAGACAAAGTCCTGAAACGATTTGTAAGAATAGGGTAGAAAAGAAACGTCAACAGAAAAAAAGAGGTATCAATTGA